The Zea mays cultivar B73 chromosome 7, Zm-B73-REFERENCE-NAM-5.0, whole genome shotgun sequence DNA segment TCCGGTACCACCTGCCTGCTGGGGTTTATTGGGGGGTTTCTTTGCCCTCCCGTTTGGGTTCCATTTGTCGGCTTCTGGGGCAATGGGAGCTTCTCCTCTTTCGAGGATGAACTTTGTTGGGTTCCCTCTGTTCGTGCCTTTACTTCTCCACGATCGCATTTTTCGGTGGCTGGGGGGGGGGCGACCATTCCGATGATTATGAATCATCGCCGAGTTGATTGTGCATGCAATTTTTGCTTCTTGATTGGGTTGCCAATCGCTTGGTCCGAGCCGTGGTATGCCGCTCCggtagaagttcttcgacctgcTAGGGTTTTGTTCATGCCTCGAAGATGCCCAATAGTAGGGGCAAACCGCAATGTTGGTTTAGGTAATCAATTCGTGCTACGGGACAGAAATGACTCGCTTGATTATTGCGTTGATACATACATATACTTGTAAATTTTGCCACACCAATGGTGATACCAAAATGGATTGTTATGTGGGAATTCGTAATATTTAACTTAATGGATACTATAACTAAGTTTTGGCTTTTGAGTCAAGTGATGCTCCAGTGGCAGGGGGGAAATGTTCTTTTAGCTAACCAGTAATTGAAACATGTGAAAAGGAATTGTTTGATTGTTCCATTGGTACGGCCAGTTCATACTTGTAAAATTTCACCACAGTGATAGTCAAATTACCAAAATGTTCCCCCTGGCATTTGATAATGGGGAGTGGGGACTGAGAACTGAGTCCTTATCTCATATCAGATTTTGTACCAACGACATTGCTGTGTTGAGGATtgttagagcaactccagtagttctctaatAGACTTCCTAAATCAACAATTGAAGTAGTTAACACAAAAACTCATCTCCAAcaattctctaaatgaactttctaaatttaacaacttctcatctaacctttattcctctctacatttggcaaccatttagcaactccctaaacaaaaatgtttACTGCATTATGTAGATAATGAAGGTAATTGATGACATTTGTGACTTTATTTTTTTATGtggatagatacaaaacaaaactacaacctatatttagagaactattggagaactcacatttttttactcccaaagttatttagcaacttcttaaatctgtgatttagagagctaaaatttacataactattggagttgctcttaggttGTAGGGTCAAACATTATAAATTGCATATTTATTTAGGGTATCCCCAACAAGAATTCGAATAGCTACACGAATTGTATTTTATTCTGTACAGATGAAAGAGAAGGCTGAAACACACTCGCTAGCTAGGACTCACGCAGCAAGCTCACACGATGTCCAAGAAATCCACTCTCTAACTCTGTGGTCGCCTTTCTTTCTAGCGTTTTCTTCTATtttttatttgttctcttctccATGCGGAATCATGGATCCTCTTTTCGTTGATCAGTACACTATTAAGGCCCGTTTTGGTAGGGCTCTTTCTCTGCTAGCTCCAGCTCTGGCTCTGGCTCCTCTAAGAAAACAACACCCTCTTTATTTTCAGGAAGAGCTTTAGAAAGAGCACATTGTTTGGTTGAAATATAGCTCTTCATGTAGCTTCTCCTACGATGTAGCGTCGACAAGAGAAAAACATGGGAGATGCCATGAGCTAGTAGAAGCTTTTTTTCCTGGCTCCCGGCTCCTATTGGTTTTTTGGAGGAGCTCCTCTCTCTTTTCTAGGAAGAGCCTATTAAAAAGCCTCCCCTTTGGTAGATTTTTTCAAGGAGCTGTTGGAGGAGCCCTTGAAGGAATCCTACTAAAGGAGCCTAATATGGTGCTGTTATTGCATTTTAATTAGTTTTGGAGTATATATCATGCTAGTTTTATTAGATATACATGTACTTCTTTGCATTTTGCATTATAGATAGCTTGAAATACTCCTGGTACAGATTGCAAGGATGGAGAAATTGGCTGCAGATAGAAAAGACCAAGTCTTTGATAACAAGTTCTGCCAGAAGCTTGCAGAAGAATTTAAGTAAGTCTCATATTGTTACTTTGTTCCAACTTCCTCGTTGGTTTGAGTACAGTTTTTTTTATCGAACTTTCCACTTGAAACATATATAACGATTGAGATATCCTGTATTGCTCTCTTCTGAGTTCTGATTAGTCTCTTGTACCTTTTTGCTTGACAGTATTAATACAGGGTGTTGTGAACCTGAAACCCATCCATTTTATAGTTTTAACATTAGGTTGCATGCAATAGTTTCAAAGTGATGCTTCTGATATGTGATTACATTTTCTGCTCTTATATACAGTCGTTCTGTTGGCCGTGCTGGAAGTAAAGCGTTACAAGCTACACAGGTGATGATACCTTAATATGCCCCATATTTTACCAACTGTGCACTAGCATGACCTGTTGACATCTCTGTCTATAGGTTCAAGGATGGTTTCTTAATAAGTTTCCAGCATCAGCCACTAAACCTACTTGTGTGCCCACTGCTTCCCAAGAAAAGACTTCAGCCTCAGAAATAAATGTATCAGTTTCTGAAAAAAGATCTGCAGCTTCCGAAGAGAAACTTTTCCCTCTTGATACAGGTGTTTCAAATAATGAGGATGAGGTTTCTCCTGTTTTTCCATTAGGTATTTTCGAACATAGATGTTGATTTTGGAGACCCAGTGTTTGGTGCTTGACAATGAATGCTGTATGTTACTCTTTTTTTCAGAAACTAAAGATATGATTCCTGAACTTGAAGACCTGGAGTTTGAGGCCAAGTCTACAAAGGATTTTGCCTGGTAGATATCATTGCACATGCACCTATTCTATTGTTTCCAATGTTCGTTTCTTGCACTTACCGTTAGACTTAATTTGTGTATAGAATGTATTTGTGTTATGGGCCTAGCCCAACCCATGTAGTCTATTAGGCCTTTTAGGTTTAGAGGAAACCCtttagggttgatttggtgacaaagggatcccgggaggattggaggggattgagggggaaatgaactaatttcctcctcaatcccctccaatccccccgTGATCTCTGGTCACCAAATCTGCCcttagggttgatttggtgacaatgggatcccgggaggattggaggggattgagagggaaataaactaatttccccctcaatcccctccaatcctcccgggatcccgggtcaccaaatcagcccttatgTAGTATGTTCTCTACACTTTtgataatctctactacttattaaggctgcaatagtagtctgtcattccgtgttctgccaccattccctGTTCTGCCTTTTCCATGTTTTGCCATTCCCTGCCTTTCACATTCCCTTCTCCTCGCACAACTCATTCCCATGTTCTGTCATTCCCATTCCCTGTTCTGACTTTCTCAtctcccctccccgcaaagcccattctcattctcattcccacgtaCAGCCCacatctagctaaaattaaaaaacacaaatgGCCCCAAGAGGATTCGAACCCGCGACCTCTCAGGTAAATGTAAGCagtagctaccgctacaccacatgtgtgtttatgtctacatctatgacagaaaaaacatctactacatctccccaagtccacctgctacccttacacaatgcgtagtagtagataagtatcaccgagattcttgaattatatttttggatggaaggagtaatatttaaagaagagccttgcatgcaatttcttttgtttgaataatgtttcaacttattttttttaaaatgcgcggcatttattctccataatattttttccatggatctgacttgtgagtcattttcataaaccaaagcCAAGGATGAATCTATGTTTCTTTCTTGGAaatcccgaacaa contains these protein-coding regions:
- the LOC100192562 gene encoding protein SAWADEE HOMEODOMAIN HOMOLOG 2-like isoform X2 — encoded protein: MERRSSVRFVPSEIARMEKLAADRKDQVFDNKFCQKLAEEFNRSVGRAGSKALQATQVQGWFLNKFPASATKPTCVPTASQEKTSASEINVSVSEKRSAASEEKLFPLDTGVSNNEDEVSPVFPLETKDMIPELEDLEFEAKSTKDFAWYDIALFLAHRRNRAGEVEVRVRFEGFGADEDEWVNVKKFIRQRSIPLESSQCKSVVEGDLVLCFREGNDTFRCTCFLIPF
- the LOC100192562 gene encoding Protein SAWADEE HOMEODOMAIN HOMOLOG 2-like; this translates as MERRSSVRFVPSEIARMEKLAADRKDQVFDNKFCQKLAEEFNRSVGRAGSKALQATQVQGWFLNKFPASATKPTCVPTASQEKTSASEINVSVSEKRSAASEEKLFPLDTGVSNNEDEVSPVFPLETKDMIPELEDLEFEAKSTKDFAWYDIALFLAHRRNRAGEVEVRVRFEGFGADEDEWVNVKKFIRQRSIPLESSQCKSVVEGDLVLCFREGNEEALHFDAHVLEVQRKQHDIRGCRCVFLVEYDHDQSQERVSLRRLSRRPKYF